In the genome of Methanobrevibacter arboriphilus JCM 13429 = DSM 1125, the window CTTATCTGTTAGTTTTGTATGTGCAGAAGATGTAGGAATATCTGACAATAATACTACAACCAATCAAACAAATAATAATACAATTAATCAAAACAATAATACTACAGGAGGAGGAAATTCTACTATAGATAATTCAAACACTTCTATAAAAACACCTAAAAAACCTTCAAAAGTTTCTCAAAGTAGTGTTATTGCTGCTTCAAAAAAAGTCAAAGCTTATGCTGACAAATATAAAAAGTTACCCAACTATGTTACTATTAGTAAATATAAATTTTCAATGCCTGAATTTTTTTATTTAATGTCAAAAACTATCAGTTATAAAAATAGTAAAATAAAGTCTAATGTAGTTGTTAAATATAATATTAAAAATCCTAGTAAAGCTTCAGGAAAATGGGTGAGAGGTAATATATATTCTTATTATTACTCAATATATGCAAATAAAATAATTAAATATATTAATAAATATAATAAAGCGCCTAATTATTTAGTAACTGCTGGAGGCAATAAATTACAGTATCAATCAAATATTTATTTGTTTGCATATGCATTAAGTAAAACAAAGACTAAGCTTCCTTATTATGTTACTATTGATATAAAATCAGGGCATCCTATAAATAAATATATGCCTTATTATAATAGGAATAAGCCAGTCAGCAAATTATTAGGAAAAGATATTCGAGGCTATGTAGAGCTATTAGGACCATACGGAAACCTTGATTCAAAAATTAAGATAGCTTATATTATAGGTATGCATCCATTAGAAAATAATTCCCATAACACTCTTTATAAAACTTTAATTAGCTCTAAAAATTTAAAATATGCTTATTATATTTATAAAATAACTGTTACTCAAAATCCTAAAGATTATGATAAGGGGAGGATGAATGGTCAATTGCTTGCTCAAAAATATATTCTACCAAACATTAAATTGAATAAATATAACTTAGTTATAGATGTTCATTCAAATCAAGGAACAAAAAATGGTGGAAGTTATGAAAAAACAAATTTCATATTTGCTCCAAAAAATAGTGCTTCATCAAAGGTAATTGCAAATAAAATAATTAAGAAAATTCCAGGACTTTCTTATTATTATCCTAGCTCTCAAACAAGCCCACCATATTGTACTGAACCACTAGTAAAAGCAGGGATTAAAACAATAGTTTATGAAACATACTTATATGAGTCTATGAGTACTACATTAAAATATATTAAGAAATTAATATCAGAAGTAGATAAATTAAGTCTTTAGTTTTTATTTTTAATTTTTGTTAATATTTTATTTACTACTTCTATTTTTTATTATATTTTTTATATTAAAAATTAATAAATAAAAAATTAAAATTGATTTCTTCTATTTTGATGCATTTTTCCATGAAAATTGCCTCTAAAACAAAAATCATTATTAAAATCATTATTCATTTTTCTATTATGATAATTTTTAAATCTATTAAAACAATCACTTCTAAATGTTGAATAACCACTATCAAAATCAGAATTAAAGATCCTGTTTAAAATTCTATCAATCATATTTTTAGTTTCTAGAACTTTAGAATTACTGTTTTTGTTTATATTATTATCATTATTAATTTTAATAGAGCTAACAACTAAATCTTTTATATTGCTCATTATTTCCTCTTTATCTGAAGATTCAAGATTATTATAAATTAATTTTTCCCATTCTTTATCAATTTTTCTAATTTCAGAAGCTATATATTTTCCATAAGAGGTTAATGATATTTCAATATGACGTTTTTCTTCTTCTTTATCTAAAACATATTTTTTATCAATTATTCCTAATTTATATAATTCA includes:
- a CDS encoding pseudomurein-binding repeat-containing protein → MKNMKNRILIISIILATLFLSVSFVCAEDVGISDNNTTTNQTNNNTINQNNNTTGGGNSTIDNSNTSIKTPKKPSKVSQSSVIAASKKVKAYADKYKKLPNYVTISKYKFSMPEFFYLMSKTISYKNSKIKSNVVVKYNIKNPSKASGKWVRGNIYSYYYSIYANKIIKYINKYNKAPNYLVTAGGNKLQYQSNIYLFAYALSKTKTKLPYYVTIDIKSGHPINKYMPYYNRNKPVSKLLGKDIRGYVELLGPYGNLDSKIKIAYIIGMHPLENNSHNTLYKTLISSKNLKYAYYIYKITVTQNPKDYDKGRMNGQLLAQKYILPNIKLNKYNLVIDVHSNQGTKNGGSYEKTNFIFAPKNSASSKVIANKIIKKIPGLSYYYPSSQTSPPYCTEPLVKAGIKTIVYETYLYESMSTTLKYIKKLISEVDKLSL
- a CDS encoding MarR family winged helix-turn-helix transcriptional regulator translates to MFFNEEIDENEFKDLSLANFMTIANKAYALYLNQRIEDLNINMDQIPLIVELDREKHVSKRDLAKYLFMNDRTIARSFIELYKLGIIDKKYVLDKEEEKRHIEISLTSYGKYIASEIRKIDKEWEKLIYNNLESSDKEEIMSNIKDLVVSSIKINNDNNINKNSNSKVLETKNMIDRILNRIFNSDFDSGYSTFRSDCFNRFKNYHNRKMNNDFNNDFCFRGNFHGKMHQNRRNQF